ATGCCTGCGCATGATGGGTGTTGCCCTCTCGCATCATGCGCCGGACTTCGGGAAGTGCTTCCGAAATCTCAGGTGGCAGGGGACGCTCGTCTAATAACGGACGAAAGAGTCGCTCGTGATTAAAAACGACCTTATCTTTATATGGCTGGCCGAAAACTGATGCACCCAGCGTTCCATTACCCGTTACGATAGCCTCATCCCAGCGATTCGCAGGTCGGATGCTGCACATTCCGGGTATGTTCATCACTGCCTTCCGTTCTTCCAGCGGTAAGGGTTTGACGTGGATGGCATCCAAGCTACAGAAGCTAGCGGCAATAGCTGTCAAGAACAGATATATTATCGACTTTTTCATTACTGATTTCATTACTGATTTAAACACTTATTTAAGAAATATTTTCGCATTACCGGTTAATCTTCATCTGGAGTTGTCAGCCGATAGACCTCCGCTACTGCAGTGAGAAACGCACCTACGTCGGGGAAAGAATTGATTGGATTAAGGACGTTCATCGACCAGTTCTCTTTCGATTTCCTCCAGCGACTTACCTTTCGTCTCAGGGACGAAGCGCTGCAGCACAACAAATCCGATCAGGCAAATAACCCCATAGAGCCAGAAAGTCCCTGCAGCTCCCATGGCCGCATTGATCGGCTTAAAAGTCACGGTTAGGCCAAAGCAGGCGATCCATAATGCGGACACACATAAACTCATCGCGCTGCCGCGGATACGGTTTGGGAATAGCTCGGAAAGCAACACCCATGTGATGGGTGCCAAGGTCATGGCATAACAAGCGATCGCGCTGAGCACAACGAGTAACACAGCAAGCCCTTTAACCTCAAAATAGTAACAGGCACCGAGAATGGCATAGGTAACCATCAAGCCGGCAGAGCCAATAAGCATTAACGGTCTGCGCCCAAGCTTATCGACTGTTTTGATCGCAACAAAGGTGAAGACCAGATTCACGACTCCAGTAATCACAATGTTGAACATCATACCACTGACATCGTAACCCGCCGCTTCAAAGATCTCCTGCGCGTAGTTGAAAATCACGTTGATGCCGCACCATTGCTGGAAGACCGCAATAAAGATACCAAGGCCTACTATCTTTAACAACTTCGGGCTCAGAAGTTCGGCGTAGTTGATTCTGGGTGAATGGTCTTCAACCGTTGCACCGATATCAGCAACTTCAAACTTCGCATAGGCTTCCCCGCCAATCCGCGCCAGAATGCTGTGGGCCTGTGCTTCACGCCCCCGCTTGAGCAACCATCGCGGCGACTCGGGAACAACCAAAGCGAGCAAAAGAAACAGCCCGGCCGGAATCGTCTCTGCAGCAAACATCCAACGCCAGCCTTGCTGCCCGTTCCAGGACTCAAGAATCATGGCAGCTGTTGCACCTTCCTCAACTGGATGCGCATTGTAGATTAGTAAATTCACAATCTGTGCCGCGAGCACCCCAATCACAATCGTAAGTTGATTGATCGATACAAACTTACCGCGCATCTCTGACGGCGCAATCTCGGCGATATACATCGGTGAGACATTCGAAGCCAAGCCGATCCCGATTCCCCCGAGAATCCGAGCGAGAATGAACATGTTGAACGAATATGACAGCGCCGTCCATACCGCTGAAGCAGTAAACATCGCTGCGGCAAGAATCAGGACCTTCTTACGTCCGATGCGGTCGGTGATCACTCCGGAAAGCAACGCACCTGCCAGACAGCCCAACAATGCCGAGCTCATCGCCCAACCGGACTTCCATGCCTGCTCCTCGCCCGTTAGCCCAAAGTAGGCTTCATAAAACGGCTTTGCTCCGCCGATCACCACCCAGTCGTAACCAAAGAGCAAACCGCCCATGGCCGCAACCAGACTGATCATCCAGATAAACTTAAGGTTGTAAGGGATATTCACTGATATTTAACAAGCCCCGCATGTGAACGAGACTGGCATAAAATAACATATCAGGACCGTTCAAAACATAGCGTATTCGCTCTTTTAACAT
The Rubellicoccus peritrichatus DNA segment above includes these coding regions:
- a CDS encoding sugar porter family MFS transporter: MNIPYNLKFIWMISLVAAMGGLLFGYDWVVIGGAKPFYEAYFGLTGEEQAWKSGWAMSSALLGCLAGALLSGVITDRIGRKKVLILAAAMFTASAVWTALSYSFNMFILARILGGIGIGLASNVSPMYIAEIAPSEMRGKFVSINQLTIVIGVLAAQIVNLLIYNAHPVEEGATAAMILESWNGQQGWRWMFAAETIPAGLFLLLALVVPESPRWLLKRGREAQAHSILARIGGEAYAKFEVADIGATVEDHSPRINYAELLSPKLLKIVGLGIFIAVFQQWCGINVIFNYAQEIFEAAGYDVSGMMFNIVITGVVNLVFTFVAIKTVDKLGRRPLMLIGSAGLMVTYAILGACYYFEVKGLAVLLVVLSAIACYAMTLAPITWVLLSELFPNRIRGSAMSLCVSALWIACFGLTVTFKPINAAMGAAGTFWLYGVICLIGFVVLQRFVPETKGKSLEEIERELVDERP